The genomic interval ACAGTTCAGGCTTGGCGTTTACCTCATCCATAATTTCTTCCGCTGCTTCATAATACCGCTCCATTTTTAGCGGTGTCAGAAATAAGGTGCTGGCAAAATTATCGAAGCCGGCTCCGCCTGAGCCATCTGAGGGAAATTTAGCTTCAGCATCATACGATACGCCTACTAAATTAAAAATAGAATATTGATACTCACTATGGCTTAACCGCCGCATCACCACCCTTCCCGGATTATTGGCACTTAATGAAGAGTAGAGAATCTCATTAATGGTCTTCACAAGAGTATCCTGTTCCTGCTGGGTCATTCGTGGTTCTGTGCGGGGAGGCATTTCTCCACTCTGGATCTGCTTCACTACGTTCATCCATACCTTGCCGTCGTGCACCATCAGGGCTTTAGTGTCGTTGATGCCCATGAATATATTTTTGAGGCTAATGCCAGCGGACCTTTTCGTATCATGGTGGCAAGAAAAACAATGCTGTTCGAGAATGGGCTTTATCTTTGGTATCGGGTCCTGCTTGGGAACTTCGGCCAGAACCGATGAAGCTATCAGGATGATCAGGAAGAGGGTAGTAAAAATTCTACGCATAGCCTCAATAAAATAACTTTGAAATGAAAGTGCTCTTTCTTGCCTATAAGAGTTTTATAATATCAGCTCAGGAAAACCCATTTTATTGATAATCTTCCCAAAGGAAAGCACACAACGTATATTTTCTTTGTTAGCCTTACCAATTTTGATCTTCTAATATGTGACTATAGATCAAAGTAAAGTAAGCAAGAATACTTGTATTTATCCATTCTATTCTATAGATAGCTATATAAATGCGATATTTAAGCCTGTTTATTCGATACTTCCATTTTAATATTATATATAATTTATTGTATTAAAACTATATGTATGCCATTGCTTTGAGCAAAATAATGCAACAGAGTCAGGACTTAGAGAGCTGGTTTCAGCTTTCTAAGGATTCAGTACTGACAAAATGATTGATGGATTAGAGAATCTGCCGCTTTCAATTTATTTGCTTTGTATAGAAAAGATATACATCTGTAATTACTGCTTTCCACACTAAGCATGTTTACTGGCATAAGCTTTCTGGTAATCCAGAGGACTTTTGCCGGTGATGGCCTTGAAGTTTTTATGAAAACAGGTGAAGTTATTAAATCCGCTTTCATAACAAAGTTGCTTTACACTCATTTGTTCATCCAATAGCAGTTTACACGCATAACCAATTCTAATCTCTGTTAAAAACTGTGAAAATGGTTTGCCTGCCCTCGATTTAAAATACCGGCAGAATGAACTGGGAACAAGCCCGGCTACGCAAGCAATTTCTTCTAAAGCAATCTTTTGCTTGAAATGCTTCAGGGTATACTCGTAAATAGCATTGATGCGCTCATTTTCTGCCGGCGAAAAATTAGATTGGAACCCTATGGAAGAAAGCACTTGTGCTTCTTGTGAACCAGCAATGGCCAGTAAACATTCCATCAGGTAAATAATGCGGTAAGATCCCTGTGAGTAGTATATTTTTTCTATGTGTTTTCCGACCAGAGGGTTAGCCTGGCTGGAAAGGAGAATTCCTCGTTTCGCCTTTTCTAATAAAGATTTTAATGACTTGTTTTCAGGTAGATTCATAAACCGGTCGCCCCAGAAAGTTTCTGTAAAATGAATCACTGTTGAGTAAGGTGTTTCCTGGCTGTAATCCTCAAAGTACCTATCATCATAACGCCAGTAATGAGGCAGGTTAGCCCCAACCAGCACAATATCTCCTGCACTAAACCGCTTAATATGATCGCCTACAAACTGGGTACCGCCTCCCTTATGAAACTGGATCAACTCTACTTCCGGATGGTAATGCCAATGGTTATTAATGTTAGGCAATTTATCCTGCCTGACACTAAAGGAATACACAGATCCGGTAGGAATCTTCAACAGCTGGGGTTTCATACACTATGATATTTATACACGAAAGTTAGATTATCTAAACAAAATGATGTTAAAATAGCTGAATATCTGGATAATTTTTCAGTATATCTTTCTATTGAAATAGTTTTTCTTTGTATAGTTCTAAATACTGCTGAAAACTTGTGAGTGGCTCCCGGTTACAAAGCCAAAGTCTATTCTGTTAGTAAGTTCATACCTAATTCTTAACCATGCAAACCCTTGTTTGTACTACGCCAGGTAGTTTTCAATACCGAAAAAGTGAAAAACCTGTTCTTAAACCGGGGAACGCAATTATTAAGATAGCCCGTATCGGGGTTTGTGGTACAGATTTGCATGCCTTTGAAGGAACGCAGCCTTACTTCAGCTATCCGCGCATTCTCGGTCATGAAATTGCCGGAGAACTAGTAGACGCAGACGGGGCAACTGGTTTTCAAATAGGTGAAACCGTAACGTTTATACCCTACCTCAACTGTGGACAGTGCATTGCCTGCCGTTCGGGTAAATCCAATTGCTGTGTAAACCTACAGGTAAGTGGGGTTCACATAGATGGCGGCATGGTAGAGTATCTTTCTATACCCTCCTA from Rhodocytophaga rosea carries:
- a CDS encoding AraC family transcriptional regulator — its product is MKPQLLKIPTGSVYSFSVRQDKLPNINNHWHYHPEVELIQFHKGGGTQFVGDHIKRFSAGDIVLVGANLPHYWRYDDRYFEDYSQETPYSTVIHFTETFWGDRFMNLPENKSLKSLLEKAKRGILLSSQANPLVGKHIEKIYYSQGSYRIIYLMECLLAIAGSQEAQVLSSIGFQSNFSPAENERINAIYEYTLKHFKQKIALEEIACVAGLVPSSFCRYFKSRAGKPFSQFLTEIRIGYACKLLLDEQMSVKQLCYESGFNNFTCFHKNFKAITGKSPLDYQKAYASKHA